The Janthinobacterium tructae genome contains the following window.
AATCTGCGCCTTGATTTGCGGCGACACCGCCGTCAAGTCGTCATTCATGTCCAGGTTCAAGTTAGCTAGTTGATTCATGGCGAGTCCGGAAAATAGATTTGTGCGATTTTACAGGGAAGAAGAAAATCCTGGAGGCATTATAGGGTGATCTTGTTGTATTTTCCCTGATGATCCTATAGTCTGGCCCGATATGTCCCCCAGCCAGCCTTTTTACTGCCAGTTACATCTGCGTCGCACCCCGGTGCAGCATGACACACACTTGCCAATTCAAACACAGCCATGAGCGTATGCACTCTCTGTGGCGCCACCTTCCAGTGTGGCCAGACTGACCCGCAGGCCAGCGGACCATGCTGGTGCGTGGCCCTGCCGCCGGCCATGCCCGTGCCCGGTAGCGTCGCCGTGGGCTGCTGGTGTCCCGCCTGCCTGCAACAGCGCATCGCCGCCGTGACGCCCCCGGCGGCAACGCCGGCCAGATAAACGCATCGGCGCGCTTTTTCCTTTGCAAAAGACCTTGCATATTGTAGGGGAATACGGTCAGACTTCGATTTTTAAGAATTTCTTATAGGAAAGTTATGCGCTTCAGGGATATCCGCATCGGCGTGCGCATTAATGCCGGTTATGCCATTTTGATCGTGCTGATGCTGGTCGTCATCGTCCTGGCCGGTAGCCGCATCTATGCCATCCGCGCCGAGACCGACGATATCCTGCAGCGCGACTGGGTCGCCGCCAAGGCCACCAGCAAGATCCATGGACTGGCGCGCGAGGCGGCCACGCGCATCGGCAGCTTGCCGAACCAGCATGAATTGGCACGGCGCCAGGCGAACCAGGCACGTCTGGAAGCGATCAAGCAAGGCATCGATGAACAGGTGCGCATCCTCGATGGTCTCGATGCGCGGCCGGAA
Protein-coding sequences here:
- a CDS encoding cysteine-rich CWC family protein, with product MSVCTLCGATFQCGQTDPQASGPCWCVALPPAMPVPGSVAVGCWCPACLQQRIAAVTPPAATPAR